One Pseudomonas sp. AN-1 genomic region harbors:
- a CDS encoding aliphatic sulfonate ABC transporter substrate-binding protein — protein MSKRMMRKGAVLLLSFALFLTGAGAACASPPQAQRGALPITIGYQSNTDWLLLVARDLHLFERAGLRPSFVKFVAGPPMIAAAREQSIDVASIGSVPFISGLTQGVDWVVVGINPENAYGEGLVARRGSGIETVADLAGKRIGFFRGSTAHFGLMMTLRQLGIRRDQVELLDMPPAEQLSALAGNRIDAAMVWEPWMQKMVHEANGRLIVTEGAMGIYTSVSVYAARSAWLRENREAAVRFLRALLMASKVMQKSPEVGIKALAREMSIREEWAEAIHENSPPPDLSLWVDARYRYSLVKDAEFHRRLGYLVTFLLEEQVIAEEVDVRNILDVSVITEALKARETER, from the coding sequence ATGAGCAAGCGAATGATGCGCAAAGGTGCCGTACTGCTGTTGTCCTTCGCGCTGTTCCTGACCGGCGCGGGAGCGGCCTGTGCCAGCCCTCCGCAGGCGCAGCGCGGCGCACTGCCGATCACCATCGGTTACCAGTCGAACACCGACTGGCTGCTGCTGGTGGCCAGGGACCTGCATCTGTTCGAGCGGGCCGGGCTGAGGCCGAGCTTCGTGAAGTTCGTCGCCGGGCCGCCGATGATTGCCGCTGCCCGGGAGCAGAGCATTGATGTGGCTTCCATCGGCAGCGTGCCTTTCATCAGCGGACTGACCCAGGGCGTCGACTGGGTGGTGGTCGGCATCAACCCGGAGAATGCCTACGGCGAAGGCCTGGTCGCCCGGCGGGGCAGCGGCATCGAAACGGTCGCCGACCTGGCCGGCAAGCGCATCGGCTTCTTCCGCGGCTCGACGGCGCATTTCGGGCTGATGATGACTCTGCGCCAGCTGGGCATCCGCCGCGACCAGGTCGAACTGCTCGACATGCCCCCTGCGGAGCAGTTGAGCGCGCTGGCCGGCAACAGGATCGACGCCGCCATGGTCTGGGAGCCCTGGATGCAGAAGATGGTGCATGAGGCGAACGGCCGCCTCATCGTCACCGAAGGAGCCATGGGCATCTACACCTCGGTATCGGTCTACGCGGCCCGCAGCGCATGGCTGCGGGAAAACCGTGAAGCGGCGGTGCGCTTTCTGCGTGCGCTACTGATGGCCAGCAAGGTCATGCAGAAGAGCCCCGAAGTCGGCATCAAGGCGCTGGCGCGGGAGATGAGCATCCGGGAGGAGTGGGCCGAGGCGATCCACGAGAACTCCCCGCCACCCGACCTGTCCCTCTGGGTGGATGCCCGTTACCGGTATTCGCTGGTCAAGGACGCGGAGTTCCATCGCCGCCTCGGCTATCTGGTGACCTTCCTGCTCGAAGAGCAGGTCATCGCCGAGGAGGTGGACGTGCGCAACATCCTCGATGTGTCGGTCATCACCGAGGCCTTGAAGGCGCGGGAAACCGAACGCTGA
- a CDS encoding SLC13 family permease: MTDLQIYLTLGVFSAVILAIAFDLIDMAVAALLGVGVLLASGILTDNDLIAALRMAGGPISLLFGGMVVARVLASTGIFERVGGLYLRATGGSGRRFLILLVLLVAPVCAFLPNATTVILLAPVIIGVARALKVDFVGPMVVTAIVSNAAGMLTLVGDPATFLVGSSIGMSFGQYLRTVSLAGLLAVLVIIPLLPWLMPQVWRAQIELPPPGPVVPLQRPWFALLALAVLALMVLLFLFGEQLPVRIVPPSVAIIAAGLALLIVYAVHVEPVEVVLRDIDWKTLVFLGAIFCLVQAFTQTGLLQGLALKLHEWFGTEFALVALALLAGIGLLSSLLANIPVVAAALVMTKGYLVAAEVVPEIALGVGFTDWPAASLPVFIALMFGATLGGNATLIGASSNIVTVGICAAQGEKISFVRFSRFGVPITLVQLGVSALYVVGLFWLAR, encoded by the coding sequence ATGACCGACCTGCAGATCTACCTGACCCTTGGCGTGTTCTCGGCGGTGATCCTGGCGATCGCCTTCGACCTGATCGACATGGCGGTCGCCGCGCTGCTGGGCGTGGGCGTGCTGCTCGCCAGCGGCATCCTCACCGACAACGACCTGATCGCGGCCCTGCGCATGGCGGGCGGCCCGATATCGCTGCTGTTCGGCGGCATGGTGGTGGCGCGCGTGCTGGCCAGCACCGGCATCTTCGAGCGGGTCGGCGGCCTCTATCTGCGCGCCACCGGCGGCAGCGGCAGGCGCTTCCTGATCCTGCTGGTGCTGCTGGTCGCCCCGGTGTGTGCCTTCCTGCCCAACGCCACCACGGTGATCCTGCTCGCCCCGGTGATCATCGGTGTGGCCCGCGCCCTCAAGGTGGATTTCGTCGGGCCCATGGTGGTGACGGCCATCGTCAGCAACGCCGCGGGCATGCTCACCCTGGTGGGCGATCCGGCCACCTTCCTGGTCGGCAGCTCGATCGGTATGAGCTTCGGCCAGTACCTGCGCACGGTCAGCCTTGCCGGCCTGCTGGCCGTGCTGGTGATCATCCCGCTGCTGCCGTGGCTGATGCCGCAGGTATGGCGGGCACAGATCGAGCTGCCGCCGCCGGGGCCGGTGGTTCCGCTGCAGCGGCCGTGGTTCGCCCTGCTGGCCCTGGCCGTGCTGGCCCTGATGGTGCTGCTGTTCCTGTTCGGCGAGCAGCTGCCGGTGCGCATCGTGCCGCCCTCGGTGGCGATCATCGCTGCCGGCCTGGCGCTGCTCATCGTCTATGCGGTGCATGTCGAGCCGGTCGAGGTGGTGCTGCGCGACATCGACTGGAAGACCCTGGTGTTCCTCGGCGCCATCTTCTGCCTGGTCCAGGCGTTCACCCAGACCGGCCTGCTGCAGGGCCTGGCTCTCAAGCTGCACGAGTGGTTCGGCACCGAGTTCGCGCTGGTGGCGCTGGCCCTGCTGGCGGGCATCGGCCTGCTGTCGAGCCTGCTCGCCAACATCCCGGTGGTGGCCGCCGCGCTGGTGATGACCAAGGGCTACCTGGTGGCCGCCGAGGTGGTGCCGGAGATCGCCTTGGGCGTGGGCTTCACCGACTGGCCTGCCGCCAGCCTGCCGGTGTTCATCGCCCTGATGTTCGGCGCCACCCTCGGCGGCAACGCCACGCTGATCGGCGCCTCGTCGAACATCGTCACCGTCGGCATCTGCGCGGCGCAGGGCGAGAAGATCAGTTTCGTGCGCTTCTCGCGCTTCGGGGTGCCGATCACCCTGGTGCAGCTCGGCGTGTCGGCGCTGTACGTGGTCGGGCTGTTCTGGCTGGCGCGCTAG
- a CDS encoding amino acid ABC transporter substrate-binding protein, giving the protein MRWPFLPLLLAAVLGAPAHAGQVMDSIKARGELRCGVSEGIPGFSEADAGGRWRGLDADFCRAVAAALLGDAEKVAFVPLRASTRFPALQARKIDLLVRNTTWTLTREAFLQVQFPAVLFYDGQAFMVPGASGIGRLADLGQATICVVKGTTHQGNLADYARLHGLSWQPLVIDSLPAATQAFLAGRCQALTADSAQLAAMRLQAPGDPQALVILPERISREPLAPVVAGEDLQWVSLVRWVLHVLVLAEEFGVTQANVDARVAELGGATGRLLSGEDRRLAQALGARDDWALRAVKAVGNYGELYERNLGAASGLHIERGLNRLWRDGGLLYAPPID; this is encoded by the coding sequence ATGCGCTGGCCTTTCCTGCCCCTGCTGTTGGCCGCCGTGCTGGGCGCGCCGGCGCACGCCGGGCAGGTCATGGACAGCATCAAGGCGCGCGGCGAGCTGCGCTGCGGGGTGAGCGAAGGCATTCCCGGCTTTTCCGAGGCGGATGCCGGCGGGCGCTGGCGCGGCCTCGACGCCGACTTCTGCCGCGCGGTGGCCGCGGCGCTGCTGGGCGATGCCGAGAAGGTGGCCTTCGTGCCGCTGCGGGCCTCGACCCGCTTCCCCGCCCTGCAGGCGCGCAAGATCGACCTGCTGGTGCGCAACACCACCTGGACCCTGACCCGCGAGGCCTTCCTGCAGGTGCAGTTCCCGGCGGTGCTGTTCTACGACGGCCAGGCGTTCATGGTGCCCGGCGCCAGCGGAATCGGCCGGCTGGCCGATCTTGGGCAGGCGACCATCTGCGTGGTCAAGGGCACCACCCACCAGGGCAACCTGGCCGACTACGCCCGGCTCCATGGCCTGAGCTGGCAGCCGCTGGTCATCGATTCGCTGCCCGCCGCGACACAGGCCTTCCTGGCCGGCCGCTGCCAGGCGCTGACCGCGGATTCGGCGCAACTGGCCGCCATGCGCCTGCAGGCGCCCGGTGACCCGCAGGCCCTGGTGATCCTGCCGGAGCGCATCTCCCGGGAGCCGCTCGCGCCGGTGGTGGCGGGGGAGGATCTGCAGTGGGTCAGCCTGGTGCGCTGGGTGCTGCACGTGCTGGTGCTGGCCGAGGAGTTCGGCGTGACCCAGGCCAATGTCGATGCGCGCGTGGCCGAGCTGGGCGGGGCCACCGGGCGCCTGCTGAGCGGCGAGGACCGCCGGCTGGCGCAGGCGCTGGGCGCCCGCGACGACTGGGCGCTGCGTGCGGTGAAGGCGGTCGGCAACTATGGCGAGCTGTACGAGCGCAATCTCGGCGCCGCCAGCGGGCTGCACATCGAGCGGGGGCTCAACCGCCTGTGGCGCGACGGCGGGCTGCTGTACGCCCCGCCGATCGACTGA
- a CDS encoding efflux transporter outer membrane subunit, which produces MKGFVRRPLPATVLLSGLLLVGGCMVGPDYQRPPLDMPVAWKEPAATDASFANLDWWDVFADDRLDALIREALDNNRDLGVAVARIEEAAALLRIERANQFPVLDAEAGAGRSSQSRNILPGAETESSYFLNGAAFFEIDLWGKLRRATEAARADLLSSEENARSVTISLVAAVATTYFQLLDLDDRLRISTRTLKSREDALAIIRARFEKGTVPELDVNQAEIEAADAQASVAAFDRAVRQTENALSVLVGSRPRAIERGTQLAQQSLPVEVPAGLPLNLLERRPDILAAEQILAAETARIGVARAQRLPSLSLTASFGYASRDLSDLVEGDSESWNVLGSLFAPIFNAGQLKAVEQAQRQRAEQARLGYEQAVLNGLRDVDDSLAGLRTARDEHVARQRQLAAARTAARLSRARYDGGLVSYLEVLDSERSLFQAELLESQTRQQQLSAAVSLYRALGGGWSPSDGQP; this is translated from the coding sequence ATGAAGGGATTCGTCCGCCGGCCGCTGCCGGCGACCGTGCTGCTGTCCGGGCTGCTGCTGGTCGGCGGCTGCATGGTCGGCCCCGACTACCAGCGTCCGCCGCTCGACATGCCGGTCGCCTGGAAGGAGCCGGCCGCCACCGATGCCTCGTTCGCCAACCTCGACTGGTGGGATGTGTTCGCCGACGACAGGCTCGACGCGCTGATCCGCGAGGCTCTGGACAACAACCGCGATCTCGGCGTGGCGGTCGCGCGCATCGAGGAGGCGGCGGCGCTGCTGCGCATCGAGCGGGCCAACCAGTTCCCGGTCCTCGACGCCGAGGCCGGCGCCGGGCGCTCCTCGCAGAGCCGCAACATCCTGCCGGGGGCCGAGACCGAGAGCAGCTACTTCCTCAACGGCGCCGCCTTCTTCGAGATCGACCTGTGGGGCAAGCTGCGCCGCGCCACCGAGGCGGCGCGGGCCGACCTGCTGAGCAGCGAGGAGAACGCGCGCAGCGTGACCATCTCGCTGGTCGCCGCGGTGGCCACCACCTACTTCCAGCTGCTCGACCTCGACGACCGCCTGCGCATCTCCACGCGCACCCTGAAGTCGCGCGAGGACGCCCTGGCGATCATCCGTGCGCGTTTCGAGAAGGGCACGGTGCCGGAGCTGGACGTCAACCAGGCCGAGATCGAGGCCGCCGACGCCCAGGCCTCGGTGGCCGCCTTCGACCGCGCCGTGCGCCAGACCGAGAACGCCCTGAGCGTGCTGGTCGGCTCGCGGCCGCGGGCCATCGAGCGCGGTACGCAACTGGCGCAGCAGAGCCTGCCGGTCGAGGTGCCGGCTGGCCTGCCGCTGAACCTGCTGGAGCGCCGGCCGGACATCCTCGCCGCCGAGCAGATACTGGCCGCCGAGACCGCACGCATCGGCGTGGCTCGTGCCCAGCGGCTGCCGTCGCTGTCGCTGACCGCCAGCTTCGGCTATGCCAGCCGCGACCTCAGCGACCTGGTCGAGGGCGACAGCGAAAGCTGGAACGTGCTCGGCAGCCTGTTCGCGCCGATCTTCAACGCCGGGCAGCTCAAGGCCGTCGAGCAAGCCCAGCGTCAGCGCGCCGAGCAGGCGCGGCTGGGCTACGAGCAGGCGGTGCTCAACGGCCTGCGTGACGTCGACGACTCGCTTGCCGGCCTGCGCACCGCGCGCGACGAGCACGTCGCCCGCCAGCGGCAGCTCGCCGCGGCGCGCACCGCGGCGCGCCTGTCGCGGGCGCGCTACGACGGCGGTCTGGTCAGCTACCTGGAGGTGCTGGACTCCGAGCGCAGCCTGTTCCAGGCCGAGCTGCTGGAGTCGCAGACCCGCCAGCAGCAACTGAGCGCGGCGGTCAGCCTGTACCGGGCGCTGGGCGGCGGCTGGTCGCCGTCCGATGGCCAGCCGTGA
- a CDS encoding multidrug efflux RND transporter permease subunit: protein MGEFFVRRPIFAMVISIIIVIVGLVAMGSLPIAQYPDITPPEIKVEATYDGANAVNVEQSVATPLEQKVNGVENMLYMKSTNAGNGQMTLSVAFEVGADLDISNVLVQNRVSEGSAQLPEDVKRKGVKVKKALAFPLMLVTLRSPGGSYNADFLTNYMSINVLDEIARIQGVGQVTIFGGADYAMRIWIKPDQLSRLGLTVPDIVTAVQQQNVLTPAGKLGGPPAAPGTEFAYAVQTRGRLETPEQFGQVVVRSNPDGSQVLLRDVARIELGAETYNQIGAFGSKPAAVLAVYQLPDANGLEVAEKIRAAMEQMKERFPQDIEYVVSLDTTKPVSAGIKEIVRTLFEATVIVTLVVFIFLQNFRATLIPTLAVPVALVGTFAVFPLLGFSINTFSLLGLVLAIGIVVDDAIVVVEGVSEKMERGMPRREATIQTMKEVSGPVIATALSLTAVFVPVAAMSGITGRLYQQFAITIAISVIISAIVALSLSPALSSTLLQPHGHGSKGWLGRFFAGFNRILDAATDRYIGLTSRFTHRPLRALAVLGVLVVLLVALFRSVPGGFVPEEDQAYLMANLQLPDAASLERTHAAAAKVEAILAAEPAIESYTTVTGYSFLSGASSTNNAFFFIQLKDWDERPAAQDKATNVAHRLNGKLAAVNEGIAIAFGPPAIPGLGTGSGFSIMLQDRVGNSPDYLAEQTRAFMEAAGKRPELAGLYTTYRATVPQIYMDVDIQKTMKLGVAPADVNQTLGAFLGGAYVNDFNRFGRLYKVYVQAETDYRKDLADASLFYVRNAAGAMVPMNTLLTDESTNGPEFTYRFNMFRAAEVTGRPAPGYSSAQALKALEEVAAEVLPSDMSYAWNAMSYQEKAAEGSGSMVFVMALVFVFLILAAQYESWSLPFGVLFGTPIAICGAMFGLWLARHFSASYENNVFAQIGLVMLIGLAAKNAILIVEFARTEIEKGKGPVEAALAAARLRFRPILMTSFAFILGVIPLILASGAGAEARKIMGMTSFAGMLTATVVGVVLVPGLFVVVEKYLTGRKKKPPQAEHVNEEARP, encoded by the coding sequence ATGGGTGAGTTCTTCGTTCGCCGGCCCATCTTCGCGATGGTGATCTCGATCATCATCGTCATCGTCGGCCTGGTGGCGATGGGCAGCCTGCCCATCGCCCAGTACCCCGACATCACCCCGCCGGAGATCAAGGTCGAGGCCACCTACGACGGCGCCAACGCGGTGAACGTCGAGCAGTCGGTGGCCACGCCGCTGGAGCAGAAGGTCAACGGCGTCGAGAACATGCTGTACATGAAGTCGACCAACGCCGGCAACGGGCAGATGACCCTGTCGGTGGCCTTCGAGGTCGGCGCCGATCTCGACATCTCCAACGTGCTGGTGCAGAACCGCGTGTCCGAGGGCTCGGCGCAACTGCCCGAGGACGTCAAGCGCAAGGGCGTCAAGGTCAAGAAGGCGCTGGCCTTCCCGCTGATGCTGGTGACCTTGCGCTCGCCGGGCGGCAGTTACAACGCCGACTTCCTCACCAACTACATGTCGATCAACGTGCTCGACGAGATCGCCCGCATCCAGGGCGTCGGCCAGGTCACCATCTTCGGCGGCGCCGACTACGCCATGCGCATCTGGATCAAGCCGGACCAGCTCAGCCGGCTGGGGCTCACCGTGCCGGACATCGTCACCGCCGTGCAGCAGCAGAACGTGCTGACCCCGGCCGGCAAGCTCGGCGGCCCGCCGGCCGCGCCCGGTACCGAGTTCGCCTACGCGGTACAGACCCGTGGCCGCCTGGAGACGCCCGAGCAGTTCGGTCAGGTGGTGGTGCGCTCCAATCCGGACGGCTCGCAGGTGTTGCTGCGCGACGTGGCGCGCATCGAGCTGGGCGCCGAGACCTACAACCAGATCGGCGCCTTCGGCTCCAAGCCGGCGGCGGTGCTGGCGGTCTACCAGCTTCCCGACGCCAACGGTCTGGAGGTGGCGGAGAAGATCCGCGCAGCGATGGAGCAGATGAAGGAGCGCTTCCCCCAGGACATCGAGTACGTGGTTTCCCTGGACACCACCAAGCCGGTGTCGGCGGGCATCAAGGAGATCGTCCGCACCCTGTTCGAGGCCACGGTCATCGTCACCCTGGTGGTGTTCATCTTCCTGCAGAACTTCCGCGCCACCCTCATCCCGACCCTGGCGGTGCCGGTGGCGCTGGTCGGCACCTTCGCGGTGTTCCCGCTGCTCGGCTTCTCGATCAACACCTTCTCGCTGCTCGGCCTGGTGCTGGCCATCGGCATTGTGGTGGACGACGCCATCGTGGTGGTGGAGGGCGTGTCGGAGAAGATGGAGCGCGGCATGCCGCGCCGCGAGGCGACCATCCAGACCATGAAGGAGGTCAGCGGCCCGGTGATCGCCACCGCGCTGTCGCTCACTGCGGTGTTCGTGCCGGTGGCCGCCATGTCGGGCATCACCGGTCGGCTCTACCAGCAGTTCGCCATCACCATCGCCATCTCGGTCATCATCTCGGCGATCGTCGCGCTGTCGCTCAGCCCGGCGCTGTCGAGCACCCTGCTGCAGCCCCACGGCCATGGCAGCAAGGGCTGGCTGGGGCGCTTCTTCGCCGGCTTCAACCGCATTCTCGACGCGGCGACCGACAGGTACATCGGCCTGACCAGCCGCTTCACCCATCGCCCGCTGCGTGCGCTGGCGGTGCTCGGCGTGCTGGTGGTGCTGCTGGTAGCGTTGTTCCGCAGCGTGCCCGGCGGCTTCGTGCCCGAGGAGGACCAGGCCTACCTGATGGCCAACCTGCAGCTGCCCGACGCCGCCTCGCTGGAGCGCACCCACGCCGCCGCGGCCAAGGTCGAGGCGATCCTCGCCGCCGAGCCGGCCATCGAGTCGTACACCACGGTGACCGGCTACAGCTTCCTGTCCGGCGCCTCGTCGACCAACAACGCCTTCTTCTTCATCCAGCTCAAGGACTGGGACGAACGACCGGCAGCCCAGGACAAGGCCACCAACGTGGCGCACCGCCTGAACGGCAAGCTGGCGGCGGTCAACGAGGGCATCGCCATCGCCTTCGGCCCGCCGGCCATTCCCGGCCTCGGCACCGGCTCCGGCTTCTCGATCATGCTGCAGGACCGCGTCGGCAACAGCCCCGACTACCTGGCCGAGCAGACCCGGGCGTTCATGGAGGCGGCCGGCAAGCGCCCGGAGCTGGCCGGCCTGTACACCACCTACCGGGCCACGGTGCCGCAGATCTACATGGACGTGGACATCCAGAAGACCATGAAGCTCGGCGTCGCCCCGGCGGACGTCAACCAGACCCTCGGCGCCTTCCTCGGCGGCGCCTACGTCAACGACTTCAACCGGTTCGGCCGGCTGTACAAGGTCTACGTGCAGGCGGAAACCGACTACCGCAAGGATCTCGCCGACGCCTCGCTGTTCTACGTGCGCAACGCTGCCGGCGCGATGGTGCCGATGAACACCCTGCTCACCGACGAGTCCACCAACGGCCCCGAGTTCACCTACCGCTTCAACATGTTCCGCGCCGCTGAGGTCACCGGCCGCCCGGCGCCGGGCTACAGCTCGGCGCAGGCGCTGAAGGCGCTGGAGGAAGTGGCGGCCGAAGTGCTGCCCAGCGACATGTCCTACGCCTGGAACGCCATGTCCTACCAGGAGAAGGCGGCGGAGGGCTCCGGTAGCATGGTGTTCGTCATGGCGCTGGTGTTCGTGTTCCTGATCCTCGCCGCCCAGTACGAGAGCTGGTCGCTGCCCTTCGGCGTGCTGTTCGGCACGCCCATCGCCATCTGCGGCGCGATGTTCGGCCTGTGGCTGGCGCGCCACTTCAGCGCCAGCTACGAGAACAACGTGTTCGCCCAGATCGGCCTGGTGATGCTGATCGGCCTCGCCGCGAAGAACGCCATCCTGATCGTCGAGTTCGCCCGCACCGAGATCGAGAAGGGCAAGGGGCCGGTGGAGGCGGCGCTGGCGGCGGCGCGGCTGCGCTTTAGGCCGATCCTGATGACCTCGTTCGCCTTCATCCTCGGCGTGATCCCGCTGATCCTCGCCAGCGGCGCCGGCGCCGAGGCGCGCAAGATCATGGGCATGACCTCGTTCGCCGGCATGCTCACCGCCACCGTGGTCGGCGTGGTGCTGGTGCCGGGGCTGTTCGTGGTGGTCGAGAAGTACCTGACCGGCAGGAAGAAGAAGCCGCCGCAGGCCGAGCACGTGAACGAGGAGGCCAGGCCATGA
- a CDS encoding efflux RND transporter periplasmic adaptor subunit, with the protein MIIALLPMLLIGCDSKVPPPAAVMEVPVVTVAARDVNIPLDVIGETVGSTDVTIRARVDGFLDGIHFKEGTFVDKGALLYSIDPQPFQAKVAQANAMLAQARTSLVKTKADLDRIRPLAEINAVSQLDLDGAVANYEAAKSYVEAARAQVELAQLELGYTKIHAPERGLIGLSEAEVGDFVSQRNNGGLLNVISRTDPIAVRVSITERGYLNAARRLADQQQGKAADGSIATAAQRPLSLILADGSLYEQRGVPTKVDRNIDPTTGALTIEAEFPNPQGLLRPGMFARIRFDADEIKGAILLPQRAVSELQSVHRVFVIKADDTVEVRQVQVGQRLGSDWVIESGLKAGERVAVASLLRLRPGMTVKPRPADASELPPVAEGGKNG; encoded by the coding sequence ATGATCATCGCGCTTCTGCCGATGCTCCTGATCGGCTGCGACAGCAAGGTGCCGCCGCCGGCGGCGGTGATGGAGGTTCCGGTCGTCACCGTCGCCGCCAGGGACGTGAACATCCCCCTTGACGTGATCGGCGAAACCGTCGGCTCCACCGACGTGACCATCCGCGCACGGGTCGACGGCTTCCTCGACGGCATCCACTTCAAGGAAGGCACCTTCGTCGACAAGGGCGCGCTGCTCTACAGCATCGACCCGCAGCCGTTCCAGGCCAAGGTCGCCCAGGCCAACGCGATGCTGGCGCAGGCGCGCACCAGCCTGGTGAAGACCAAGGCGGACCTCGACCGCATCCGGCCGCTGGCCGAGATCAACGCGGTCAGCCAGCTGGATCTGGATGGCGCGGTGGCCAACTACGAGGCGGCCAAGAGCTACGTGGAAGCGGCCAGGGCGCAGGTCGAGCTGGCCCAGCTCGAACTGGGCTACACGAAGATCCATGCGCCCGAGCGCGGTCTGATCGGCCTGTCCGAGGCCGAGGTGGGCGACTTCGTCAGCCAGCGCAACAACGGCGGCCTGCTCAACGTCATCTCGCGCACCGACCCCATCGCCGTGCGGGTGTCGATCACCGAGCGCGGCTACCTCAACGCCGCGCGGCGGCTGGCCGACCAGCAGCAGGGCAAGGCCGCCGATGGCAGCATCGCGACCGCAGCCCAGCGGCCGCTGTCGCTGATCCTCGCCGACGGCAGCCTGTACGAGCAGCGCGGCGTGCCGACCAAGGTCGACCGCAACATCGACCCCACCACCGGCGCGCTGACCATCGAGGCCGAGTTCCCCAACCCGCAGGGGCTGCTGCGCCCCGGCATGTTCGCGCGCATCCGCTTCGATGCCGACGAGATCAAGGGCGCCATCCTGCTGCCGCAGCGCGCGGTCAGCGAGCTGCAGTCGGTGCACCGGGTGTTCGTCATCAAGGCGGACGACACGGTAGAGGTGCGCCAGGTGCAGGTGGGCCAGCGCCTGGGCAGCGACTGGGTGATCGAGTCCGGCCTCAAGGCCGGCGAGCGGGTCGCGGTGGCGTCGCTGCTGCGCCTGCGTCCGGGCATGACCGTCAAGCCGCGTCCGGCCGATGCCAGCGAGCTGCCGCCGGTGGCGGAGGGTGGCAAGAATGGGTGA
- a CDS encoding DUF3313 domain-containing protein, which translates to MKRSTIVLTGLVLSALLLGGCASQVTKPEQYSGFLSDYSRLQPATSATGQPVMRWMAPGVRLDNYRHVIVQSIGFYPAPTPSEQIGAKALADLQAYAAQQVKTAFGRRFQVHDPASTPQGSLPRGQTLVLRAAITGVDTKAEGLKPYEVIPIALVTAAATTAAGARDRTTELFVEAELIDASTGQPVLQVVRKGYGKELENKEEQVTLSTLKGVIDGIVRDIEKFE; encoded by the coding sequence ATGAAGCGCTCCACTATCGTTCTCACCGGGCTGGTACTTTCGGCACTGCTGCTCGGCGGCTGCGCGTCGCAAGTCACCAAGCCGGAGCAGTATTCCGGGTTCCTGTCGGATTACTCGCGGCTGCAGCCGGCCACGTCGGCCACGGGGCAGCCGGTCATGCGCTGGATGGCGCCGGGCGTCAGGCTGGACAACTACCGGCACGTGATCGTGCAGTCGATCGGTTTCTATCCTGCGCCGACCCCGTCCGAACAGATCGGCGCCAAGGCGCTGGCTGACCTGCAGGCGTACGCCGCCCAGCAGGTCAAGACTGCCTTCGGCAGGCGCTTCCAGGTGCACGACCCGGCCAGCACGCCGCAGGGCTCGCTGCCGCGCGGGCAGACCCTGGTGCTGCGCGCCGCCATCACCGGCGTGGATACCAAGGCCGAAGGACTCAAACCCTACGAGGTGATCCCGATCGCCCTGGTCACCGCCGCCGCGACGACGGCGGCCGGTGCGCGCGACCGCACCACCGAGCTGTTCGTCGAAGCCGAGCTGATCGACGCCAGCACCGGCCAGCCGGTGCTGCAGGTGGTGCGCAAGGGCTACGGCAAGGAGCTGGAAAACAAGGAGGAGCAGGTGACCCTGAGCACGCTCAAGGGCGTGATCGACGGCATCGTGCGCGATATCGAGAAGTTCGAGTAG
- a CDS encoding amino acid ABC transporter substrate-binding protein, translated as MNMKPHKSVSLLLAGLLALLPMLAGAQTLERVRASNALTLGYLPDLAPFSSEESGKPGGYAIDLCLKVADAVKTGLGLSDMQVRYRAVSGEHAIAAITSGTIDILCSPTPETLERRKSVSYSRPVYTAGLSALVRKDAPPSLVNALNGEAVHSGPTWRATINQGLANHTFATIEGGVTEDWVRDKMRKLGVIATLVTVGSHEQGMQMVAAGKVDAFFAERMLLQHGLSKAEGAAGMTVLDRIFEIAPVSMAMARSDEDFRLLVDTVLSEMYRTGELEQLHTRYFGAPGEMLKILSRVYALP; from the coding sequence ATGAACATGAAGCCACACAAATCAGTCAGTCTGCTGCTCGCCGGCCTGCTCGCGCTGCTGCCGATGCTGGCGGGCGCCCAGACGCTCGAGCGCGTGCGTGCCAGCAATGCGCTCACCCTGGGCTATCTGCCCGACCTCGCGCCGTTCAGCAGCGAGGAGAGCGGCAAGCCCGGCGGCTATGCCATCGACCTGTGCCTGAAGGTCGCCGACGCCGTGAAAACCGGGCTGGGGCTGAGCGACATGCAGGTGCGCTACCGGGCGGTCAGTGGCGAGCATGCCATCGCCGCCATCACTTCGGGAACGATCGACATCCTCTGCAGCCCGACGCCGGAAACCCTGGAGCGGCGCAAGTCGGTGAGCTACTCGCGGCCGGTGTACACCGCCGGTCTCTCCGCCCTGGTCCGCAAGGACGCGCCGCCGTCGCTGGTCAACGCGCTCAATGGCGAGGCGGTGCACAGCGGGCCGACCTGGCGGGCCACCATCAACCAGGGGCTGGCCAACCACACCTTCGCGACCATCGAGGGCGGGGTCACCGAGGACTGGGTGCGCGACAAGATGCGCAAGCTCGGGGTGATCGCCACCCTGGTCACGGTCGGCAGCCACGAGCAGGGCATGCAGATGGTGGCCGCGGGCAAGGTCGATGCGTTCTTCGCCGAGCGCATGCTGCTGCAGCATGGCCTGAGCAAGGCCGAGGGCGCGGCGGGGATGACGGTGCTGGACCGCATCTTCGAGATCGCCCCGGTATCCATGGCCATGGCGCGCAGCGACGAGGATTTCCGCCTGCTGGTGGATACCGTGCTCAGCGAGATGTACCGCACGGGCGAGCTCGAGCAGTTGCACACCCGCTACTTCGGCGCGCCCGGCGAGATGCTCAAGATCCTCTCGCGCGTCTATGCATTGCCCTAG